The Roseovarius sp. EL26 genome contains the following window.
GTCGGCGAGATCGCTTTCAACCAAACGATCACCGGGTTTGTAAATACCCAAGTCGATCGCTTCGAGGATCAGAGCATAGGCATCTTTTGACGGCGTTTTCATCTGATATCCATGTCCCTGTGTTGCTGGATTCTGTCTTGAAGGACACTAGACATGCAAACGGCTTATAATCAAGTCTCTGTGGATTGCGCCATGCGATGTGCTGGAGTAGACAGACGCCATGCCAAAACAGCATTTCACACATATTGAGACTTGGGTTTTTGATCTCGACAACACGCTGTATTCGCCGCAGGTGCGTCTGTTTGACCAGATTGAGACGCGGATGACGCAATATGTGATGGAGCAGCTTCAGGTTCCGCGCGCCGAGGCTGATCGTCTTAGACATCATTATTGGCGCACTCATGGCACGACGCTGGCGGGACTCATGCGAGAACATGAGATCGACCCAGCGCCTTATCTGGTGCACGTGCATGACATTTGCTTTGATGAGCTGGAACCTGACCGCGACCTGCGCGCGCGCATTGATGCCCTGCCGGGGCGTAAAATCGTGTATACAAACGGCTGCGCGCCCTATGCGGAAAAAGTCATCGATCACAGGGGGTTGAGTGGCGCATTCGATGCGGTTTATGGCGTCGAAAATGCAGGATTTCTGCCCAAACCCGAGCGGGCAGCGTTTGAAGCAATCTTTACCCAAGATGGCGTTGATCCAGCCCGCGCTGCAATGTTTGAGGATGATCCGCGTAATCTGGCACAGCCCCATGCCATGGGTATGCGGACGGTTTTGGTTGCAGAGGCCGAAGAAACAGCCGACTATATTCACTACCACACGGATGATCTGGCGGCGTTTTTGTCTGCTCTAACCGCCTGACACTCAGCTTAGGACAATTTGGCGCATACCTCTTTGTGGCCTGATTGTTATCTGAAAGAAACGCATTCGAAAGGGTCAACATGGAAACGAACTCAACCCAAAATCGCCCGCCGTTGTGGTTGCGGCTGTTTTTCATGGTGCCCATTATCGGCTGGATGGCCAAAGATTTGCTATATGGCGACACCGATCACATCTGGTATGCACTGGTTACGGTGATTTCACTGTGGGGGATCGCCATTTTGAAGTTTGGGGTCATTGGGCTTTATCTTCCGGCAGTGTGTTTTGTACCGGTGATGTTTGTCATTCTCATTTTGATCTCTCGCGGCTGAGCAGGGGGCGTGATGACGGATACTCAGTGTGATATTCTGATCGCCGGTGGCGGTGTTGCCGGTCTGACGGCAGCCATCTTGTTTGGTAACGCCGGGTTTTCTGTGATCTGTGTTGACCCTACGGCCCCAGTGACCACGCGCAATGCGCAAGGCTCTGATCTGCGTACAACGGCGTTTTTGCAACCGGCACAACAGACATTAGCGGCTGCAGGTCTGTGGAATCGGTTGGCCCCCTTTGCTGCAGATTTGCAAATCATGCGGATTGTGGATGCAGGCGGTGCTGATCCTGAACCGCGTGTGATCAAAGAGTTCAACGCCAGCGATATTTCGGATCAACCCTTTGGATGGAACTTGCCCAACTGGTTACTAAGGCGCGAAATGCTGAATCATATCGATGGGCTGAATAACGTTGATTTCAGGCCCGGTGTGGGCGTGTCTACACTGTTCACCCGCACGTCAGAGGCACGCGTCACTCTAACGGATAACACCCGAGTTCGCTGTCGGCTGGCCATCGCCGCAGATGGGCGCAACTCGACCCTGCGACAGGCCGCCAGAATTGACGTGAAAACAACCCGCTATGGGCAAAAGGCGCTGGCCTTTACCGTGACGCACCCCATGCCACACGAACAGGTTTCAACCGAAATACATCGCTCTGGCGGGCCGTTTACGCTGGTTCCCCTGCCGGATTACGAGCGGCAACCTTGTTCGGCGATTGTCTGGATGGAGGATGGTGGAGAGGTGCAACGTTTGGCCGCGCTGCCAGAGGCAGATTTTGAGGCCGCAATGAATGAACGTTCTTGCCTGCTTTACGGCCCTCTGAAATTGGTCTCTCGTCGTACAGTCTGGCCAATCATCAGCCAGCAGGCCGAAAGCCTGTATGGCGAGCGCTTGGCGCTTTTAGCTGAGGCGGCGCATGTGGTGCCACCCATCGGAGCACAGGGGCTAAATATGTCTTTGGCGGATATGCGGGCGCTGCTGGATCTGGCGCAGGCGGCTACGGATCGATTGGGCGATGCGCAGATGTTGGAAGAGTACCACCGCCAGCGTCACACAGACATCGCAACCCGAGTGGCGGGAATTGACTTGCTCAATCGCGCGTCGCAAATACGGGCACAGCCGTTGCGCGATTTGCGGGCAGCGGGATTGAATGCAATTTATGGAATGGCCCCGGTGCGCAAGGCCCTCATGCAGATGGGCCTTGGCATGCGTGGGTAGGGTGGTGCCCTTGTTTAAAAGGGCACCAGATGATCAGAGCACCTGATCCAATGCATCTTGCAAACGCTTCAATGTGGCGGGCACATCATATAGTTTATCAAGTCCAAACAGGCCCAGACGGAAAGTCATAAAGCCTTCTGGCTCTTCACAGGCCAGTGGTACACCAGCCGCGATTTGCATGCCAAGGGCTGCAAATTTCTTACCGTTCTGTACATCCGCGTCGGTGGTATAGCTAACAACCACACCGGGGGCGCCAAACCCTTCGGCAGCAACGGATTTCACACCCTTTTCAGCTAGCATGGCACGCACGCCATTGCCCAGTTCCCACTGTGCATCGCGGAGTTTGTCAAAGCCGTAGTCACGGGTTTCAATCATTGTGTCACGGAAGGCGCGCAAGGCGTCCGTTGGCATGGTCGCGTGATAGGCGTGACCACCGTTTTCATAGGCCTGCATGATTGAATGCCATTTCTTCAGGTCCATGGCAAAGCTGTCAGAATTAGTGTTTTCTAGACGTTCCAGCGCACGCTCAGACATCATCACCAGACCGGCAGATGGGGATGCAGACCAACCTTTTTGCGGAGCAGAGATCAGCACATCAACGCCAGTGGCTTTCATGTCGATCCAGGCACAGCCGGAAGCGATACAATCGAGCACCATCAGCGCGCCAACCTCGTGGGCGGCGGCGGCCATGGCGGTGATGTAGTCATCCGGCAGGATCAAACCGGCAGAGGTTTCCACATGCGGTGCAAACACAACGTCAGGTTTGACTTCGCGGATTTTCGCGGTGACCTCGTCAATTGGGGCCGGGGCAAATGGAGTTTGTGCGCCGTTGCCAGTTTGGCGGGCCATGCAAACAGTTGTGTCTGAGGTAAATTTCCCTGCGTCAAAGATTTGTGTCCAGCGGTATGAGAACCAGCCGTTGCGCACGATCAGCGCATGTGCATCATGGCCAAACTGGCGGGCAACCGCCTCCATTCCGTAGCTGCCGCCACCGGGAACCAATGCTACGGCATCAGCGTTGTAGACGTCTTTCAGCATTGATGAGGTATCTCGCATCACCTGTTGGAATGCGGCTGACATATGGTTCAGTGAACGGTCAGTGAAAACGACGGAAAATTCCAGCAACCCGTCAGGGTCAATATGGTCGAGAAGGGCAGACATGGGATATCTCCTGTTGGGTCATGCGGATACAGTTGCAAATGCCATAGCAGCCGCAGGGCGTATAGCAATAGCGAAAACACGCCACACAGAAGGTGGGATTCGTCAGGGCAAGTAATCGGCGGTGTCAGCCAATCGGACCGGGGCGGCGTTCTTCACTTAACAATACATTGGCCTCGACATCGCCAACCCCGGGCATCATCATGATCCGGCGGCGTAAAACACGCTCAAAATCAGAGATGTCACGGGCCACAATCCGCAAGCGATAGTCGTAGACGCCTAATATGTGTTCAACAGTTTGCACTTCGGGGATGGCGGCCACAGCGCGCTCAAAGTCATCCAAGCTAATCCTGCCCTTTGTTGCCAGTTTGACCCCCAAAAAAACGGTGACGCCAAAACCTAGCTTTTCGTGGTCCAGATCCAACCGCTGCCCCTTGATCACGCCACTGTCCTGCAAACGCCGGATACGCCGCCAAGTGGCAGGTTGCGACAGGCCCAGCTTGCGGCCGATGGTGCTGGCGCTTTGGGTGGCGTCATCGATCAGCTCGCGCAGAATCAATCGGTCAGTGTTGTCCAGATCGATCATAGCGGCAGCACCTCATCGGATTTCAAACGCGCGACATGCATCAAGGCCTCGATATCGGCGATGTGGGGCAGGGTCAAAATGGCACTTCGATAGATCTGCTGGTAATGTGCCATATCACGCGCAATGACCGAAAGGCGTACATCAACCCGACCCAGAAAGGTCTGGATTTCGACGATATGGGTGATGCAACGGGCCTCGATGATAAATTCATCAAACGCGCGTGGATTGGTTTTCTCCAACGTGATGCGTAGCGACACCTCAACCTCGTATCCCAGAACACGCCAGTCAATCACCGCGCGGTTGGCTCGGATAATGCCAGCGCTTTTCATCTTGTCCAGCCGCCGGGTGCAGGTGGCGGGTGTGACATTGGCGCGCTCGGCCAGATCAGCGGGGCTAAGGGTGGCGTTGTGCTGATAGTGGCGCAGGATTCGTCGGTCAGTATCGTCAAGCATGATATTTCATCGATATGAAAGTTTCACGAATGATTACTTCAAAAAATTTTATATAACAATGAAATTTAAAATACCCATCACGGTAAAACAGCTAATTTGCCTTCATCAAGACCCAATATCCTAAAGGAGACGGAAATGCGCGTCTATTATGATCGCGATTGCGATGTGAATCTGATCAAAGAGAAAAAAGTTGCCATCCTCGGCTATGGTTCCCAAGGCCACGCCCATGCGCTGAACTTGCGCGATTCCGGTGCGAAAAACCTTGTTGTTGCCCTGCGCGAAGGCTCACCTAGTGCGAAAAAAGCCGAAGGCGAAGGCCTGACCGTCATGGGTATCGCCGAAGCGGCGGCCTGGTGTGACGTGATCATGTTCACCATGCCTGACGAACTGCAGGCAGAAACGTACAAAAAATACGTTCACGACAACATCAAGCCGGGTGCAGCGATCGCATTCGCTCACGGCCTGAACGTACACTTTGGCCTGATTGAGCCAAAAGAAGGCGTTGACGTGATTATGATGGCGCCAAAAGGCCCAGGTCACACCGTGCGCGGCGAATACGTCAAAGGTGGCGGCGTGCCTTGCCTTGTCGCAGTTGAAAACGACGCAAGCGGCAAAGCGCTTGAAGTTGGCCTTTCTTACTGTTCCGCCATCGGTGGCGGCCGCTCAGGCATCATCGAAACTAACTTCCGTGAAGAATGCGAAACTGATCTCTTTGGTGAGCAGGCGGTTCTCTGTGGAGGCCTAGTTGAGCTGATCCGTTGTGGTTTTGAAACACTGGTCGAAGCTGGTTATGCACCTGAAATGGCCTACTTTGAGTGCCTGCACGAAGTGAAGCTGATCGTTGATCTGATCTATGAAGGTGGCATCGCCAACATGGATTACTCGATCTCTAACACTGCAGAATATGGCCAGTACGTCACCGGCCCACGCATCCTGAAATACGACGAAACCAAAGCGCGTATGAAAGAAGTTCTGAACGACATCCAGCAGGGTAAATTCGTTCGCGACTTCATGCTGGAAAATGCGGTTGGTCAGCCAACCATCAAAGCATCACGTCGTGCCAATGATGAGCACCAGATCGAAGCAACTGGCGCAAAATTGCGTGGCATGATGCCTTGGATTTCAGCTGGCAAGCTTGTGGATCAGGAAAAGAACTGATCTAGATGACATAAGCGTTTTAGGGGCATCCGGTAACGGATGCCCCTTTTTTGTTAAAGGATTGAACTGATGCAGGACTTCGCCCCGATAAACTGGCTCAAGCTTGCTATTCTTGGCATCATCTGGGGCGCGTCCTTCATGTTTGTTACCGTGGCGTTGCAGGGCACCGGGCCGTTATTTCTAGTGGCAACGCGGCTTTGTCTCGGGGCGGTTCTTTTGTTGGGGTTGGCCTATGCCAAGGGGCCAGGGCTGCCCGCGCGCCGCGGCAAGAATGCCGGTAAAATCTGGATTTTTATCACTGGCATGGCGTTGTTTTCTAACGCGGTGCCATTTGTATTGCTGTCTTGGGGGCAACTGTCTGTGGCATCCGGCTTTGCCGGGGTCTGTATGGCAGTGGTGCCGCTGTTCATTTTACCACTCGCGCATTTTCTGGTGCCGGGCGAAGAGATGAAGCTTAGACGTTTCATCGGCTTTGTCATCGGCACATGTGGTGTCATCGTTCTGATCGGACCAGCGGCGTTCAATTCCACCGGGAATGAATTGGAATCACTGGCGCGGCTGGCCTGTGTCGCAGCGGCATGCTGTTATGCCATCGGGGCAATCTGCACGCGCTTGTGCCCCGATGTTGACCGCCTGTCATTGGCTGCCGGGGTGTTGTTGGTGGCGGCGGTGATTTTTACGCCCTATGCGTTGATCGCAGAGGGGTTGCCGCAAGGTTTGAACACAACCAGTATTCTGGCGCTGCTGTATCTCGGGGTGTTCCCCACTGCTGTGGCGCAGATTCTGCTGGTACAAGTCATCCGGGATGCGGGGCCAGTATTTATGAGCCTGGTGAACTATCAGGTGCCGATTTGGTCTGTCGTCTTTGGGGCAGTGGTCCTTTCGGAACCACTGCCACCCAGCTTGTTGTTGGGTATGGGCCTTATTCTGGGCGGTGTTGCGCTCAGCCAGCTGGGGGCGTTGCGGCGGCTTTTTAGCCGCAGTTAAAACATGACGTGTTTATCGCAAGATCCCAAGTGTTGACGCTTGCCAAAGTTTTAACGCCTCATTGGTTTCAGACACGTCGTGTACGCGTAGGATCTGTACGCCTTGTGCCACGCCTGCCAATGCCACGGCGATAGAGCCGGGGGCGCGATTGCGCGCCTCTTCTGTGCCACCAATGGTACCGATAAAGCGCTTGCGTGATGCACCTAACAAGATGGGGCATCCCAGACTGTGAAACAAAGCCAAATTGCGTAGCAGCGTTAGGTTGTGTTCCAGCGTCTTACCAAAGCCGATGCCAGGATCGGTAATGATCTGTTTGCGGGAAATACCTGTCGCTACCAAGGCGTCGATCCGGTCAGACAAATAGTCGTAAATATCCAGTGCCACGTTATCGTAGCGCGGATCGTTTTGCATGATTTCAGGTGTACCCTGGGCGTGCATCACACAGACAGGCAGGTCGTGCTGGGCGCAATATAGGGCAAGGGCAGGATCAAAGGTGAAGCCAGCCACGTCGTTCACCAGATTCGCACCAGACTGATGCGCAGCGTTGGCAACCGGGGTTTTGCGTGTATCAATGGAGACAGGAATATCTGAGGCCGCGCGGATGGCACTTATGACGGGGGCTGTGCGACTGATCTCTTCTTCAATAACCACTTCGGCGGCGCCGGGGCGGGTGGATTCGCCGCCCACATCAATGATGCTGGCGCCATCTGCGATCATTGCTTGCGTGCGCGTCAGTGCCGCCTCAAGCGCATAATGCTGTCCGCCATCGGAAAAGCTGTCTGGTGTGACGTTCAGGATCCCCATCAGATGTGGAGTGTCAAAGTTAAGGCTTGCAATAGCCGGACGCGGGGCCGTCAGGCGCTCTAATATTTCAGGTGGTAGTTCTGCCGCATGGACCAGGCGCGAGGGGCCATTACGGTGCAGCTCTTCTACCGTGTCAAACCACAGCCATCCTCCAGCAAGCGCATAGGCACCGATGGGGCGGATGTGGTCAGATCGGGGGACAGGGCGATAGTAGATCATAGCCCGGATTGCGCGATGTCCTGAATGTAGACAGCAACGGGAGAAGACGTTGGTGGTTGCTCCCCGATCAGCAACAAGTCAGAGCCCTCAATATGGCCCGCGAACCATGCTGCAAGCGCGACAGGATCATCAGGACCAATTGCCGGGCCATCAACCGCATCCAGCACGATTTTGGAAGGGGCCCAGACGCTGATCTGGCCATTCTTCATTGCCCAGTCCAATTCAGTTTTGGTGTTGACGACAACGCACCGATCATCGCGCCCACCCAAAACCCAGGCATTTTGTTCCAATGCCAGCAGGTCGACCCGGCGTTGGGTCATTTTGTGGCCGGTTTGCGGGGCAGGGGTGTCAGAATGACCGACACACAGAATGACCGGTTCAGCCCGCTCTTCAAGTTGATCCAGCCAACGCGGTAGGTTAGGCGAGGCAATCGCGGCATTGGTCAAAAACACTACATGCGGATGCGGTGTCGTATCAGAGTGAGCCGCAATAGGAGTGGCATCCAGATCTTCGATTGAGCGGACAATTTCGACACCCAAAGCACCCGGCCCACGATCCAGTTTTTCAATACGCACAAAGGTCCGTATCGCCTGTGGCTCCAGCAAAATCCGCTCAGCGATCCGCTCAGCTAGTGTTTCCAGTAGGTTAAGGCGTTCCTCGGCCAGTTCCGCAGCGATGGCTTCGGTCACGCGGTCATAAGACAGAATACGATCGACATCATCATCAATGATTTCGGTGATTGGACTGACTTCCACCACGACGTTGAAACAGATCCGCTGTGTCATGCCACGTTCGACCTGAAACGCGCCGATCTCAACCTCGACAATATGATCGCGGAGGGAAATGCGATCCAATGGCCCATCAGGGGCAGTAGCATCTGCCCGTGCGGCTGGATGTTCAAAAGCGAGGCGAATTTCGTTGCTCATTGCCACGATCCTAAAGTTGCAGTGCGCGCGGCTTACCACGCTGTGGGGGGCGGGGGGAAGGATAAATGCGACCGCTAACAGCGAGTAAAGACCATAAAACGCACAGCCTCTGCTCTTAAAAAATGGCCCAACGCAAGCGTTGGGCCATTTCAAATGATTTGTAATCTATCGGTTTAGCCTTCGAACCACCAACGATGGCCAGCACGAGCGCCATCCATCATCCAGCTGGCTGCCAGTTGACCTGTGTGACGTACGTTTTTGCGACGGCCATAGACGAAGTTAGGGAAGTACGGCAGGACTGTGCCACCATCATCACGAGAGATCATACCCATCTCATGGTACATCTCGGCGCGCTTAACGTCATCCAGCTCGGCCTTGGCTTGTAGCAGGATTTCGTTGAAACGCTCGTTTTGCCAATGTGATTCATTCCAAGCAGCATCGTCTTTATACGCCAACGTGTACATCACGTCAGGCGTCGGACGTGCGCCCCATGACACTAGACACCAAGGCTTTGTCAGCCAAACATCTGACCAGTATCCATCGTTCGGCTCGCGTACGACGTTGATATTGATACCTGCTTTCTTAGCCTGTTCAGCATAAAGAATGCACATATCGACAGCACCGGTTGTGATCGATTCAGCGGCGCTTAGATTGACTGTTAGCCCTTCCATGCCAGCTTTTTTCAGTAGAGACTTGGCTTGCTCCGGATCATATTCCCGCTGAGGGATTTCCGATGGGAAGTAAGGCATTGCCGAAGAATGATGGAAGTCGTTGCCAACGGTGGCCGCACCAAATGCGATCTTCTCAACCAATTCATTCCGGTCGATGGCCAGTTTCAGGGCCATACGAACATCTGCATTGTCGAATGGTGCCTGATCTGTGAACATTGGTAGGGTGATTGCCGAGGCAGATGCCACGTTATCAACCTCGACATTGGGATTTCGCGACAGCAGTCCCAAAGTTTTGTTTTCAAGCAGTGAACACGAATCCACGTCACCGGTCACCAAGGCAGTTTGACGCGCATTTGGATCGTTGATTGCAAGCATTTCGATTTCATCAAAATACGCACCTTCACCGTGCCAGTCGTCAAAACGGATCAGACGTGCAGCGACGCCCGGTTCGTACTCAACCAACTTGTATGGCCCACAGCCGTCACCGGATTGCCAGTTCAGTGAACCATCCGCGTTGGCCGGGCAGATAGGCAGGTGATAATCTGGCATGATCCAAGGCAGGTCAGCATTCGGGCTATCCAGTTTGAACGTGACCGAATGGTCGCCGTTATCAACAATTTCAACCACGCTTGCCAGCAGGGCTTTCGCCGCTGAGCCAGAGTCTTCGCCACGGTGGTGATTCATCGACGCGATAACATCTGTTGCCGTCACTTTGGCACCAGAATGGAACGTTGCATTCGGGTTCAGAACAAAGGTCCATTCCTGTGCATCCGGTGTCGCCGACCATTCGTTGGCAACGTCCGCACCAAGTGTCTGATCTGTGTTGATCATGGTCAGATACGAGCGGAAAGTATGTGCCATCACAATGGTGAAATAGGACAGGTATGTGCCTGGATCGTGTGTATCACTTGTGTTGCCGTCATGTTGTGCTAGACGGAACTTACCACCGCGTTGTGGCGCGGCCTTGGCGGACGTACCCCACAACCCGGTTGCAGCACTTGCTGTCATCCCAGCAGCCATTGAGTAGTTCATGAAGGACCGGCGTGAAATGCTGCCTTCGCTGGCGGCTTTTGCAAGGCGGTCCATC
Protein-coding sequences here:
- a CDS encoding ABC transporter substrate-binding protein; amino-acid sequence: MSTIKDKMMMDRLAKAASEGSISRRSFMNYSMAAGMTASAATGLWGTSAKAAPQRGGKFRLAQHDGNTSDTHDPGTYLSYFTIVMAHTFRSYLTMINTDQTLGADVANEWSATPDAQEWTFVLNPNATFHSGAKVTATDVIASMNHHRGEDSGSAAKALLASVVEIVDNGDHSVTFKLDSPNADLPWIMPDYHLPICPANADGSLNWQSGDGCGPYKLVEYEPGVAARLIRFDDWHGEGAYFDEIEMLAINDPNARQTALVTGDVDSCSLLENKTLGLLSRNPNVEVDNVASASAITLPMFTDQAPFDNADVRMALKLAIDRNELVEKIAFGAATVGNDFHHSSAMPYFPSEIPQREYDPEQAKSLLKKAGMEGLTVNLSAAESITTGAVDMCILYAEQAKKAGININVVREPNDGYWSDVWLTKPWCLVSWGARPTPDVMYTLAYKDDAAWNESHWQNERFNEILLQAKAELDDVKRAEMYHEMGMISRDDGGTVLPYFPNFVYGRRKNVRHTGQLAASWMMDGARAGHRWWFEG
- a CDS encoding aminotransferase class V-fold PLP-dependent enzyme, with product MSALLDHIDPDGLLEFSVVFTDRSLNHMSAAFQQVMRDTSSMLKDVYNADAVALVPGGGSYGMEAVARQFGHDAHALIVRNGWFSYRWTQIFDAGKFTSDTTVCMARQTGNGAQTPFAPAPIDEVTAKIREVKPDVVFAPHVETSAGLILPDDYITAMAAAAHEVGALMVLDCIASGCAWIDMKATGVDVLISAPQKGWSASPSAGLVMMSERALERLENTNSDSFAMDLKKWHSIMQAYENGGHAYHATMPTDALRAFRDTMIETRDYGFDKLRDAQWELGNGVRAMLAEKGVKSVAAEGFGAPGVVVSYTTDADVQNGKKFAALGMQIAAGVPLACEEPEGFMTFRLGLFGLDKLYDVPATLKRLQDALDQVL
- the ilvC gene encoding ketol-acid reductoisomerase encodes the protein MRVYYDRDCDVNLIKEKKVAILGYGSQGHAHALNLRDSGAKNLVVALREGSPSAKKAEGEGLTVMGIAEAAAWCDVIMFTMPDELQAETYKKYVHDNIKPGAAIAFAHGLNVHFGLIEPKEGVDVIMMAPKGPGHTVRGEYVKGGGVPCLVAVENDASGKALEVGLSYCSAIGGGRSGIIETNFREECETDLFGEQAVLCGGLVELIRCGFETLVEAGYAPEMAYFECLHEVKLIVDLIYEGGIANMDYSISNTAEYGQYVTGPRILKYDETKARMKEVLNDIQQGKFVRDFMLENAVGQPTIKASRRANDEHQIEATGAKLRGMMPWISAGKLVDQEKN
- a CDS encoding dihydroneopterin aldolase, with amino-acid sequence MSNEIRLAFEHPAARADATAPDGPLDRISLRDHIVEVEIGAFQVERGMTQRICFNVVVEVSPITEIIDDDVDRILSYDRVTEAIAAELAEERLNLLETLAERIAERILLEPQAIRTFVRIEKLDRGPGALGVEIVRSIEDLDATPIAAHSDTTPHPHVVFLTNAAIASPNLPRWLDQLEERAEPVILCVGHSDTPAPQTGHKMTQRRVDLLALEQNAWVLGGRDDRCVVVNTKTELDWAMKNGQISVWAPSKIVLDAVDGPAIGPDDPVALAAWFAGHIEGSDLLLIGEQPPTSSPVAVYIQDIAQSGL
- a CDS encoding UbiH/UbiF family hydroxylase, with the protein product MTDTQCDILIAGGGVAGLTAAILFGNAGFSVICVDPTAPVTTRNAQGSDLRTTAFLQPAQQTLAAAGLWNRLAPFAADLQIMRIVDAGGADPEPRVIKEFNASDISDQPFGWNLPNWLLRREMLNHIDGLNNVDFRPGVGVSTLFTRTSEARVTLTDNTRVRCRLAIAADGRNSTLRQAARIDVKTTRYGQKALAFTVTHPMPHEQVSTEIHRSGGPFTLVPLPDYERQPCSAIVWMEDGGEVQRLAALPEADFEAAMNERSCLLYGPLKLVSRRTVWPIISQQAESLYGERLALLAEAAHVVPPIGAQGLNMSLADMRALLDLAQAATDRLGDAQMLEEYHRQRHTDIATRVAGIDLLNRASQIRAQPLRDLRAAGLNAIYGMAPVRKALMQMGLGMRG
- a CDS encoding Lrp/AsnC family transcriptional regulator, whose protein sequence is MLDDTDRRILRHYQHNATLSPADLAERANVTPATCTRRLDKMKSAGIIRANRAVIDWRVLGYEVEVSLRITLEKTNPRAFDEFIIEARCITHIVEIQTFLGRVDVRLSVIARDMAHYQQIYRSAILTLPHIADIEALMHVARLKSDEVLPL
- the folP gene encoding dihydropteroate synthase: MIYYRPVPRSDHIRPIGAYALAGGWLWFDTVEELHRNGPSRLVHAAELPPEILERLTAPRPAIASLNFDTPHLMGILNVTPDSFSDGGQHYALEAALTRTQAMIADGASIIDVGGESTRPGAAEVVIEEEISRTAPVISAIRAASDIPVSIDTRKTPVANAAHQSGANLVNDVAGFTFDPALALYCAQHDLPVCVMHAQGTPEIMQNDPRYDNVALDIYDYLSDRIDALVATGISRKQIITDPGIGFGKTLEHNLTLLRNLALFHSLGCPILLGASRKRFIGTIGGTEEARNRAPGSIAVALAGVAQGVQILRVHDVSETNEALKLWQASTLGILR
- a CDS encoding pyrimidine 5'-nucleotidase — protein: MPKQHFTHIETWVFDLDNTLYSPQVRLFDQIETRMTQYVMEQLQVPRAEADRLRHHYWRTHGTTLAGLMREHEIDPAPYLVHVHDICFDELEPDRDLRARIDALPGRKIVYTNGCAPYAEKVIDHRGLSGAFDAVYGVENAGFLPKPERAAFEAIFTQDGVDPARAAMFEDDPRNLAQPHAMGMRTVLVAEAEETADYIHYHTDDLAAFLSALTA
- a CDS encoding DMT family transporter, whose amino-acid sequence is MQDFAPINWLKLAILGIIWGASFMFVTVALQGTGPLFLVATRLCLGAVLLLGLAYAKGPGLPARRGKNAGKIWIFITGMALFSNAVPFVLLSWGQLSVASGFAGVCMAVVPLFILPLAHFLVPGEEMKLRRFIGFVIGTCGVIVLIGPAAFNSTGNELESLARLACVAAACCYAIGAICTRLCPDVDRLSLAAGVLLVAAVIFTPYALIAEGLPQGLNTTSILALLYLGVFPTAVAQILLVQVIRDAGPVFMSLVNYQVPIWSVVFGAVVLSEPLPPSLLLGMGLILGGVALSQLGALRRLFSRS
- a CDS encoding Lrp/AsnC family transcriptional regulator; this encodes MIDLDNTDRLILRELIDDATQSASTIGRKLGLSQPATWRRIRRLQDSGVIKGQRLDLDHEKLGFGVTVFLGVKLATKGRISLDDFERAVAAIPEVQTVEHILGVYDYRLRIVARDISDFERVLRRRIMMMPGVGDVEANVLLSEERRPGPIG